ATGGGTAGCTGTGGATTTTGGAATGTGCGTGGTTTGAATAGTCCTAATAAACAGTATGAAATAAAAAGATTTCTGCATCATAATAAAGTAGGACTGTTTGGGTTGAttgaaactaaaataaaaagtagTAGATGGAATAAAGTTAAGAATAGCTTATGTGATAATTGGGCTATTTGTACCAACTCTAGTATGCATAGAGGAGGTAGAATATGGTTACTATGGGATCCTACTATGTTTATTGTGGATGTGAAGGATGTTACTGCTCAAACTATACATGCTGAGGTCCAAGATAAACTTAGGAGTAGGAGTTTTTGGATTACCTTGGTATATGGGTTTAATAAAGCCCAAGAAAGAACTGGTTTATGGAATAGTATTAGGAAGTACCATAGGTATGTGACAGGGCCTTGGATTACCTGTGGTGACTTCAATAATGTACTGGCTGCTAATGAAAGAATAGGAGGAGCTGAAGTTACCAGAGCTGAGATTGTGCCCATGGCTAAGGTTGTTCATGAGTGTAATTTTCATGATCTTAAAGGGAATGGGTCATTTTACACTTGGAATAACAAGCATGAGCATGGTGGTAAAATTTATAGCAGAATTGATCGTGTGTTGATTAATGATGATTGGATCAATATGTTTCCTGAAAGTGTTGCTAATTTCCTCCCAGAGGGACTGTTTGATCATTGCCCTTGCTTGATTAATTTTGAGTTGCAAATGGTTAGGAGGTCTGCTGCTTTTAAGTATTTTAACATGTGGGCGTTGGCCAAGAATTTTGAGGAGGTAGTTAGCACAGTTTGGAGTAAAGAAGTGAATGGTACCCCTATGTTTCGTGTGGTGACTAGACTGAAGAAACTTAAGGGTGAGCTTAAAAAGTTAAATAAGGAGCAATTTAGTGACATTGAGAATTTAACTAATGTTGCTGAATTGGCTCTGAAGGAGGCTCAGACCAAGCTGATTATGGACCCTCTTAATGAAGAGATGTGTCAGGCTGAAAGACTCTGTGCTACTGAGTTTGAGGAGCTACAGAAAGCTAGGAATATGTATTTGAAACAGAAAGCTAAAGAGGCATGGGTGGCTAATGGAGATGAGAATACTG
The Silene latifolia isolate original U9 population chromosome 11, ASM4854445v1, whole genome shotgun sequence genome window above contains:
- the LOC141614202 gene encoding uncharacterized protein LOC141614202, whose translation is MGSCGFWNVRGLNSPNKQYEIKRFLHHNKVGLFGLIETKIKSSRWNKVKNSLCDNWAICTNSSMHRGGRIWLLWDPTMFIVDVKDVTAQTIHAEVQDKLRSRSFWITLVYGFNKAQERTGLWNSIRKYHRYVTGPWITCGDFNNVLAANERIGGAEVTRAEIVPMAKVVHECNFHDLKGNGSFYTWNNKHEHGGKIYSRIDRVLINDDWINMFPESVANFLPEGLFDHCPCLINFELQMVRRSAAFKYFNMWALAKNFEEVVSTVWSKEVNGTPMFRVVTRLKKLKGELKKLNKEQFSDIENLTNVAELALKEAQTKLIMDPLNEEMCQAERLCATEFEELQKARNMYLKQKAKEAWVANGDENTAFFHSSIRKRRSQNRVYQIKDMHHNVCNSNVAIQAAFEEFYKSLLGDSKEVCPVNKVIVRKREMLNCGPQGEIVSSSV